One genomic window of Plasmodium falciparum 3D7 genome assembly, chromosome: 10 includes the following:
- a CDS encoding heptatricopeptide repeat and RAP domain-containing protein, putative → MTLLRPRERVIISAIRRESRIKYKAKRMHKRFRSWAQQRVREYWLPMNVCLTSNVELLDGQYLSGCIQKAATLRKHDYELWKGYSKRVLEISDTLTPQQIGYIFYGMGKSKFLNTLFYEKFLKCIQNSLDDFYSHPLMCIAWALNRLLLRDEYFFKEFCKTIINKFDDIRTKDLIKINHSIAKLGIHDNNYKNFMNKNIITKFESIFAQDFRNVINDVTLINLYDDEVKKYILTRFTNMFICSRPQHYRNAYKSAVAIRVLCPHVWDNLSNKIKSFYVKLSMRRIPQTSRTPSPFQWEVSDCLSKLGISHRNTFLWGCYFIDIGETNDKRNCWFIDGPSCFYTGTNQYTESVKLQHRILYDLGWNIRRVVWIDWIQFGDDTHQKIQYIKMLRQKQPLDKTLTHSPSISSQQIKEHLKKLKQYKLTKENNKQQMQIHV, encoded by the coding sequence atGACGCTGCTTAGACCCAGAGAAAGAGTTATTATTAGCGCCATAAGGAGGGAAAGCAGAATAAAGTATAAAGCAAAACGTATGCACAAACGTTTTCGTTCGTGGGCACAACAAAGGGTACGAGAATACTGGCTACCTATGAATGTATGTTTAACAAGTAATGTGGAATTACTAGATGGACAATATCTATCTGGCTGCATACAAAAAGCGGCAACATTAAGAAAGCATGATTATGAATTATGGAAAGGATATAGTAAAAGGGTGTTAGAAATAAGTGATACATTAACACCTCAACAAATaggttatatattttatggtATGGGTAAAagtaaatttttaaataccttattttatgaaaaatttttaaagtgTATACAAAATAGTTTAGATGATTTTTATAGCCATCCATTGATGTGTATAGCTTGGGCTCTTAATAGATTATTATTAAGagatgaatatttttttaaagaattttGTAAAAcgattataaataaatttgatgatataagaacaaaagatttaataaaaataaatcatagTATTGCTAAATTAGGTAtacatgataataattataaaaactttatgaataaaaatattattacaaaattCGAATCTATATTTGCTCAAGATTTTAGAAATGTAATAAATGATGTAAcgttaattaatttatatgatgatgaagttaagaaatatatacttacaagatttacaaatatgtttatttgttCAAGACCTCAGCATTATAGAAATGCATATAAATCAGCAGTAGCCATTAGAGTTTTATGTCCACATGTATGGGataatttatcaaataaaattaaaagctTTTATGTAAAATTAAGCATGAGACGAATACCACAAACCAGTAGAACCCCTTCACCATTTCAATGGGAAGTTTCGGATTGTTTATCCAAATTAGGAATTAGTCACAGAAATACTTTTTTATGGGGATGTTATTTTATCGATATTGGAGAAACCAATGATAAAAGAAATTGTTGGTTTATTGATGGACCTTCTTGTTTTTATACAGGTACAAATCAATATACAGAAAGTGTTAAATTACAACACAGAATATTATATGACTTAGGATGGAATATCAGACGTGTCGTTTGGATAGACTGGATTCAATTCGGAGATGACACACATCAAAAAattcaatatattaaaatgctCAGACAAAAACAACCATTAGATAAAACATTAACACATTCGCCTTCAATCTCTTCACAACAAATTAAGGAACAtctcaaaaaattaaaacaatataaattaacaaaagaaaataataaacaacaAATGCAAATTCATGtatga
- a CDS encoding transcription elongation factor SPT4, putative, protein MSASKGRKKSDLKKIDDSFVEINKDSPKKSRSGLQEDKALLKLRACLSCRMLKSESEFYQNGCINCKFLQLAGDRHRIHDCTTENFNGFMAITTPNKSWMAQYNDLSKYAPGFYALQVIGELPESIRDLKPNY, encoded by the exons atGTCAGCGTCTAAAG gaAGAAAGAAAtcagatttaaaaaaaattgatgatTCGTTTGTAGAAATTAATAa AGATTCTCCGAAGAAATCAAGGAGTGGACTACAAGAAGATAAAGCCTTATTAAAATTACGAGCATGTTTATCATGTCGTATGTTAAAATCGGAAAGTGAa tTTTATCAAAATGGTTGTATTAATTGTAAGTTTTTGCAACTAGCGGGAGACAGGCACAGAATTCATGACTGCACTACAGAAAACTTTAATGGCTTTATGGCTATTACAACTCCTAATAAATCTTGGATGGCACAATATAATGATTTGAGTAAATATGCTCCTGGCTTTTATGCTTTACAAGTTATAGGAGAATTACCGGAATCGATAAGAGACCTAAAGCCAAATTATTGA
- a CDS encoding pre-mRNA-splicing factor ATP-dependent RNA helicase PRP22, putative produces MDCLSKINLIRKVNEELYNSIGVEDDNLSEFLIYLCEKSTSLEEFCKDVFENGGVIEQAVLKYIYNMIKKDNKKKKDHDNEDDVNSKENIFLQNLNYNDNNLEYKKIEMKNEKMKKYHCLTLKNEDITNLVDSDENDKKEKSIKGTKEKKESIEITSKQKKNSDINVTTRDLSDSSYQKKRRKKKNSSGGSSKNTESSFETKDIKKDNKYESGKKRKYDERYYDRHSKEHHHSNKHRHSKEHRHSKEHLHSKEHHHSNKHHHSNDHHHSNDHHHSKDHHHSNKHHHRRHISSSSDSSYYNNKKKKEKTHRDKKNEEDKSYDDYMALKLNNIFNGTINKITDFGLFVSFKTNEGYKEGLVHATDILPNRKRVVNMNEKFKRNMKVKVKVKGIFNQKISLNMSEVDQKTGKNLVNDDMNKEEDNYISLFDDINEDFNDLKKKNANVFKDDPKETLKYESVIKIQSDYSKWEIQQLIKSGVVFDENIRNEYKNLKIDEKIEDEEDIIEIEVNEKEPAFLKGQTTKAGAKLSPIQIIVNAEGSLAKAITTTSALAKERKEQKQNEQNAIYDNIPKDISRPWEDPKPNLGERTIAEALKNIGKNYDIPEWKKNYNNNNISVGVKNTLPINEQRSKLPIYNLKNDLMKAIEKNNVLIVIGETGSGKTTQIPQYLHEANYTEKGIVGCTQPRRVAAMSIAKRVSEEFGCILGQEVGYSIRFDDCTSNDTIIKYLTDGMLLRETLSDTLLTKYSFIILDEAHERTISTDILFCLLKDVVRKRADFKLIVTSATLDAEKFSTYFFNSPIFTIPGKIFPVEILHSKEPESDYVEASLITVLNIHLNEHPGDILVFLTGQDEINTACEILHERMKKLESMSPPPLIILPIYSSLPSEMQSVIFEPAPPGCRKCILATNIAEASLTIDGIFFVIDPGFCKIKKYDSKRDMDSLIVAPISKANAKQRAGRAGRTGPGKCYRLYTEEAYKNEMSEMSVPEIQRINLGSIVLLLKALGINDFLHFDFMDSPSVETLIHSLENLYYLGALDDNGYLTKLGKKMANFPMEPNLSKILLTSLNFNCTDDVVTIVSMLSVQNIFYRPQNKALLADKKKNKFIMPQGDLITYLNIYNKWKENSFSNYWCHENFIQSRALKRAQDVRKQMLSIFEKYNYQVKKSTSKNDATKYVNICKSICSGYFNHVCKRDTQQGYTTLLTNQQVFIHPSSTLFNKNPLFVVYHELVLTNKEYIRDCTIIQPQWLIQLAPNLFIPADEKKISKIKLREKIEPLHNYYEEPNAWRLSRRKG; encoded by the exons atGGATTGTTtaagtaaaataaatttaatacgAAAAGTAaatgaagaattatataacagTATAGGAGTCGAGGATGATAACCTTTCCGAGTTTTTAATTTACTTATGTGAAAAATCTACATCCTTAGAAGAATTTTGTAAGGATGTTTTTGAAAATGGAGGGGTGATTGAACAAGCCgttcttaaatatatatataatatgattaaaaaggataataaaaaaaaaaaagatcatgataatgaagatgatgtaaatagtaaagaaaatatttttttgcagaacttaaattataatgataataacttagaatataaaaaaatagaaatgaaaaatgaaaaaatgaaaaaatatcatTGCCTaactttaaaaaatgaagatataacTAATTTAGTAGATAGTGATGAAAAtgacaaaaaagaaaaatctaTAAAAGGTACaaaggaaaagaaagaaagtaTAGAAATTACAtctaaacaaaaaaaaaatagtgaTATAAATGTTACTACACGTGATCTTAGTGATTCGTCTTATCaaaaaaagagaagaaaaaaaaaaaattcttctgGTGGTAGCAGTAAAAATACGGAATCGTCATTTGAaacaaaagatataaaaaaagataataaatatgaaagtgggaagaaaagaaaatatgatGAAAGGTATTATGATCGTCATAGTAAAGAACATCATCATAGTAATAAACATCGCCATAGTAAAGAACATCGCCATAGTAAAGAACATCTCCATAGTAAAGAACATCATCATAGTAATAAACATCACCATAGTAATGATCATCACCATAGTAATGATCATCACCATAGTAAAGATCATCACCATAGTAATAAACATCACCATCGTCGTCATATATCCTCTTCGTCCGACTCCTCTTATTAcaataataagaagaaaaaagaaaaaacacacagagataaaaaaaatgaggaaGATAAATCCTATGATGATTATATGGCCCTGAAGCTTAATAACATATTCAACGGCACTATAAACAAAATTACCGACTTTGGATTATTTGTTTCCTTTAAAACTAATGAAGGGTACAAAGAAGGACTTGTCCATGCTACAGATATACTACCAAATCGGAAACGCGTAGTTAATATGAACGAAAagtttaaaagaaatatgaaaGTAAAAGTAAAAGTGAAAGGAATTTTCAATCAAAAAATAAGTTTAAATATGTCTGAAGTAGATCAAAAAACAGGGAAGAATTTAGTAAATGATGATATgaataaagaagaagataattacatttctttatttgatgatataaatgaagattttaatgatttaaaaaagaaaaatgcaAATGTATTCAAAGATGATCCAAAGGAAActttaaaatatgaaagtGTTATTAAAATACAAAGTGATTATTCTAAATGGGAAATACAACAATTAATAAAGAGTGGAGTTGTAtttgatgaaaatattagaaatgaatataaaaatcttAAAATAGATGAAAAAATagaagatgaagaagatatTATTGAAATAGAAGTAAACGAAAAAGAACCTGCTTTCTTAAAAGGACAAACAACAAAAGCTGGTGCAAAATTATCACCCATACAAATTATTGTAAATGCTGAAGGATCATTAGCTAAAGCAATAACGACTACATCTGCATTAgcaaaagaaagaaaagaacaaaaacaaaatgaacaaaatgcaatatatgataatataccTAAAGATATTAGTAGACCTTGGGAAGATCCAAAACCTAATTTAGGAGAAAGAACCATAGCAGAagctttaaaaaatattggaaaaaattatgatataccagaatggaaaaaaaattataataataataatatttccgTAGGAGTTAAAAATACATTACCAATAAATGAACAGAGATCAAAATTaccaatatataatttaaaaaatgatttaatGAAAGCTatcgaaaaaaataatgttctCATCGTTATCGGAGAAACAGGTAGTGGGAAAACAACACAAATACCACAATATTTACATGAAGCAAATTATACAGAAAAAGGTATTGTTGGATGTACACAACCTAGAAGAGTAGCAGCTATGTCTATTGCTAAAAGGGTAAGTGAAGAATTCGGATGTATTTTAGGACAAGAAGTAGGATATTCTATACGTTTTGATGATTGTACATCGAATGatacaataataaaatatttaaccGATGGTATGTTGCTTCGAGAAACCTTAAGTGACACATTGTTAACAAAATATTCCTTCATCATA cTTGATGAAGCCCACGAAAGAACCATTTCTACAGATATCCTTTTCTGTCTTTTAAAg gaTGTTGTTAGGAAACGAGCggattttaaattaattgtTACTTCAGCCACGCTAGATGCAGAAAAATTCTCAacgtatttttttaattcgcCAATTTTTACTATTCCAGGAAAAATCTTTCCTGTTGAG atATTACATTCCAAAGAACCAGAAAGCGATTATGTCGAGGCCAGTCTCATTACCGTCCTGAATATCCACCTGAATGAACACCCTGGAGACATTTTAGTTTTTTTAACAGGTCAAGATGAAATTAATACAGCATGTGAAATATTACATGAGCGAATGAAGAAATTAGAAAGCATGTCTCCACCacctttaattatattacctATATATTCTTCCTTACCGTCAGAAATGCAGAGTGTGATTTTCGAACCTGCTCCTCCAGGTTGTCGAAAATGCATTTTGGCTACAAATATAGCAGAAGCTAGTTTAACAATTGAtggtatattttttgttattgaTCCAGGGTTTTGtaaaattaagaaatatGATTCGAAGAGAGATATGGATTCATTAATTGTAGCTCCTATATCTAAAGCTAATGCTAAACAAAGAGCAGGTCGTGCTGGTAGAACGGGTCCTGGGAAATGTTATAGATTATACACGGAAGAagcatataaaaatgaaatgtcAGAAATGAGTGTACCAGAAATACAACGTATAAATTTAGGTAGtatagtattattattaaaagctTTAGGTATAAAtgattttcttcattttgatTTTATGGACTCTCCATCAGTTGAAACATTAATACATTCACtcgaaaatttatattatttaggAGCCTTGGATGATAATGGATATTTAACAAAACTAGGAAAGAAGATGGCGAACTTTCCTATGGAACCAAATTTAtccaaaatattattaacatctttaaattttaattGTACAGATGATGTTGTAACTATTGTTAGTATGTTAAGTgtacaaaatattttctatCGTCCACAAAATAAAGCTTTATTAGctgataagaaaaaaaataaatttatcatGCCACAAGGTGATTTAATcacatatttaaatatatataataaatggaaAGAAAATAGTTTCTCAAATTATTGGTGTCATGAAAATTTTATACAATCAAGAGCATTAAAGAGAGCACAAGATGTACGTAAACAAATGCTGTCcatatttgaaaaatataattatcaagTTAAAAAAAGTACTAGTAAAAATGATGCCactaaatatgtaaatatatgtaaaagtATATGCTCTGGTTATTTTAATCATGTATGTAAAAGAGATACACAACAAGGATATACAACACTCTTAACAAATCAACAGGTCTTTATTCATCCATCTTCAAcactttttaataaaaaccCTTTATTTGTTGTATATCACGAATTAGTATTAACTaataaggaatatataaGAGACTGTACGATCATACAACCACAGTGGCTCATACAGCTCGCACCAAATCTTTTCATACCAGCtgatgaaaagaaaatatcaaaaataaaGTTGCGAGAAAAAATTGAGCCACTTCACAATTATTATGAGGAGCCAAACGCTTGGCGATTATCACGAAGGAAGGGTTAA
- a CDS encoding claudin-like apicomplexan microneme protein, putative encodes MARVRKGKAMPVMSKNSIFVLNIIMTIGFISAIPQIFTTLMTSWREAEPIEYKYMFRGSEHSLYVDYTYYGLYKVVYDNKHVETWTQRVQNMKRKGIEGIQQGKNSESAGSLSLWTSVCPEACRDAIVRRIEAYERVSFISLVLLCGIVISCTIVILSVGWNLLFSKSIFILMGCFIFSFVINAGIGTYWYYETDMSWNSITKAQQYPFPRCSHCFYVFMITTGIYALCFLSLLLLDLFNKGKQKSSHRDQLNAHNRNPMNNKAMYQPMFDNQPGMMMQRSASYSNIMPFVKGMNNNDYSNYMQYNKMGMNMNMNMNQMPQQGFPNFRNMGSNVGPNMGSPMGSPMGPSMGSPMGPSMGSPMGPNMGSPMSSPMGSHMGPNLNPNFFPQQSRQYSYSVSPTYQQNMPNFNNFSNRHMPSMSDLYFARQYSGMKFGDMNNSPFDSQKPYKF; translated from the coding sequence ATGGCGAGAGTGCGGAAGGGGAAAGCCATGCCCGTAATGTCTAAAAACTCAATATTcgttttaaatataattatgactATAGGTTTTATAAGTGCTATACCTCAGATTTTCACAACTTTAATGACATCATGGAGAGAAGCTGAACCTatagaatataaatacatgttTAGAGGAAGTGAACATTCCTTATATGttgattatacatattacgGTTTATATAAAGTagtatatgataataaacaTGTAGAGACTTGGACACAACGAGTACAGAATATGAAAAGGAAAGGTATAGAAGGTATACAACAAGGTAAAAATAGTGAATCAGCTGGTAGCTTATCATTATGGACATCTGTATGTCCTGAAGCTTGTAGAGATGCTATTGTTAGACGTATAGAAGCATATGAAAGAgtttcttttatatctttagTACTTTTATGTGGTATTGTCATATCATGTACTATTGTTATCTTGTCAGTTGGTTggaatttattattttcaaaaagcatatttatattaatgggatgttttattttttcatttgttatAAATGCTGGTATCGGTACCTATTGGTATTATGAAACAGATATGTCGTGGAACTCTATAACTAAAGCACAACAATATCCTTTCCCCCGGTGCTCACATTGTTTTTACGTTTTTATGATTACTACAGGAATATATGCACTCTGTTTTCTTagcttattattattagactTATTTAATAAAGGCAAACAAAAATCATCACACCGAGATCAACTTAATGCACATAATAGAAACCCTATGAATAATAAAGCTATGTACCAACCTATGTTCGATAATCAACCGGGTATGATGATGCAGAGAAGTGCTAGTTACTCTAATATTATGCCATTTGTTAAAGgaatgaataataatgattattcTAATTATAtgcaatataataaaatgggaATGAATATGAACATGAATATGAACCAAATGCCACAACAAGGATTCCCAAATTTTAGAAATATGGGATCCAATGTGGGCCCAAATATGGGATCACCTATGGGATCACCTATGGGACCATCTATGGGATCACCTATGGGTCCATCTATGGGATCACCCATGGGACCAAATATGGGGTCCCCTATGAGTTCTCCAATGGGTTCACATATGGGTCCCAATTTGAATCCCAATTTTTTCCCTCAACAATCAAGGCAATATTCTTATTCAGTTTCCCCAACGTATCAACAAAACATGCCTAATTTTAATAACTTTTCAAATAGACATATGCCATCTATGTctgatttatattttgcaAGACAATATTCAGGGATGAAATTTGGGGACATGAATAACAGTCCATTTGATTCACAGAAaccatataaattttaa